ATCATTGGCAAAGGTTTGCACCTGGCGTCTGATAATGGAAAAGTAGCGTTCTATTTGGTCTTTTTTCAGCCCGCGCACCGAAGTCAGGTGTTTTTCTGCCTGTTCCTGAATGACATTTCTGCCCATTTCATAAGCAATAAAGCCAACGGCAATGCAGGAAATTATTACAAAGGAGGCGGTGATGGTACCAAAAAGTAGGGACAGCTTGGCTTGAATTTTCACATTAACATCCTTGTCTGAAGTAGATGAAATCGTATTCACGAATAACTTATGTACTGCAAACTCATTTAAAGTCTAGAACAGCTTTTTGATTGCGCAACTAATGTATAAGTCTGTGAAGGCTGTAAGATAAAAGAGTAAAAAAGATCTGTCATTGACTCGGGAATGATCTCATTGAAATATCTGGTTTTATTAAGGTGTGGTTGTTTTCTTGACGGGACTTTTTTTCTTGTCGTGATTACCGTATTGCCGTCCGGCAAGATAACGGCAATTTTCAGCCAATTGTTGAGACTGGGATTATTCTATAGCCGTAATCTGAATTATAGGTAAAATTTTTGTTAACTATTGATAGATATTGATAATTTTAGCTATAGATCGTCCGGGAGATTTTCAGCCTCCGGCCGCTGTCTTGTTTTTGACCACGGCTTTTTAATGGCAAGCGCGCAGTTAAGCACCTAAAGTTGATTATGGTTAGCTTTCAGCCAGATTGGCTTTCGGGCGGTAGCGCCTGGTATAAAGGGAGAGGAATAGACTTCGGGAGAGGAATAGACTTCGGGAGAGGAATAGACTTCTAGTGTCGTGTTGATCTGGTTTCAGATTCTTTTCCGGTAAAAATTAATATTGTCGTTGTATGGATGCAACGGTTGCTGTCCTGTGATTTTCATGTGCGAAGGAGTCGCTATGCAGGGCCGTTTCTTCCTGTCGTGTCATTTGATTGCAAACAATTAACCAATATTCGATAGGAACAAATTATGAAAAGAAAATCGCTGGTACCGGCGTTGCTTTCCTTTAGTGTGGTTTTTAGCGGCTTAAGCTGGGGCCACAGCGCCATGTATCAAGACAATTACCAATACGATAACAGCAATGAAGGTCTTACTGCCGCACAGATACGCCTGCTGAAAGGGCCGGGGGTATTAAGTAACTTATGTGTCGACGGCCTGGCCAATGGTTATCCCTGCCATAATATTCATTTGCAGGCCTTTATGCCTAAAGCGGATATGGGGGGAGGCAGTAATAACCTAAATGATATCTGGGGCTGGACAGATCCTGTTACCGGCAAGGAAATTGCCATTGTCGGCCGTACCCAGGGCACGGCTTTTGTTGATATATCAGACCCGGTGAATCCGGTGCATCTCGGTTTGCTGCCCGGGCACAATAACAGCACCTCTTCCTGGCGTGATATGAAGGTTTATAACGATCATGCTTATATTGTCTCTGAAGCCAGCAACCATGGCTTGCAGGTTTTTGATCTCACTCAGCTGCGTACCGCTTCCCCCGGCTCAGTGTTCACGGAAACCGCCCATATGAGTGATTTCGGCTCCGCCCATAACATTGCCATCAACGAGGACAGCGGTTATGCCTATATCGTCGGCAGCAACCAGTGCAGCGGCGGTTTGTTTATGGTGAATCTGTTAAACCCGGGGGCGCCTGCTTATGCCGGTTGTTTTTCTGCCGACGGCTACACCCATGATACCCAGTGCGTTATTTACCAGGGGCCGGATACGGCTTACAGCGGCCGTGAGATTTGCATCGGCTACAATGAAGATACCATTACCATTGTTGATGTCAGCGATAAAAGCAATCCGGTGCAGATTTCCCGCAGTGGCTACAGCGGCTCGCGTTATACCCATCAGGGCTGGTTTTTAAATGACAACCAGACAACTTTGATCATGAATGATGAGCTGGATGAGTCTGGTCTCGGCAATAATACCACCTCCTATATCTGGGATGTCACTGATCTTGATAACCCGAATGAAATAGGGCGCTATGTGGCACCGACAGCCGCGATAGATCATAACCTCTATACCCTGAATAACTATGTGATTGAAACTAACTACCGCGCCGGTTTGCGTATTCTGAAAACCGATGATATCGCCAATGGTAACCTCAGCGAAGTTGCCTACTTCGATACCATTCCCGGCTCTGACAGCGCGCAATATTCCGGCACCTGGAGCAATTATCCGTATTTCGCCAGCGGCAATATAGTGTTAAGTGATATCGGCACCGGCCTGTTTATCGTTAAACCGGACTGGGACGCGATAGAGAACGATACGCCGCCTCCGCCACCGCCGGTCAGTTATTGTGATGCCGCCAGCAACAATGCTTCCGAAGAGTGGATTGCCAAGGTGATGTTTAACAGCTTCAGCCATGAGTCGTCGGGGACCACCTACAGTGACCTGACCCATATTATCGTGCCGCTGGTTACAGGCAGTAATACGGTTGAATTTACGCCGCAATTTAGCGGCACCTCCTACCGTGAATACTGGAAGGTCTGGATAGACTTTAACGGTGACGGCACCTTTGCCGACAGCGAACAAGTCTTTGATTCCGGCAGTGCCAGCAGAACCGCTGTCAGCGGCACTATAAATGTTCCGGCAACCGTCGTGACCGATACCCGGATGCGGGTGGTGATGAAGTATAACAGTGCTCCTTCGGCCTGCGGCAGCTTTAATTATGGCGAAGTAGAAGACTATACCGTGAGCTTCTCGCCTTAATTGGCGGAAAAGCAGGGCTAAAAAGTTAGCAGTAGTAAAAGGGGCAGAAGGAACTGCCCCCTTTATTTGAATAAAAAGTTTAAATAAAAATAAATTCAAAAAGCGTATAAATATGGAAAAACTACTTAATAACAATAAATTATCTTATTCAAAATATATGTCCTTATTCGTAGGGCTCCTGATGGTTTTTTTGCTGATGGCTTTGTTGATGATGCAAGCGGCTGCAGAGGCAAAAGTACCAACAAGATCACAGGTAAAAAACGCGGCAAGGACGGATGAAAATCCTTTGGTGGCAAAGGCGGTTGCACAACTTAACCAGGCGAACCTGTGGCACAAGCAGGCCAATGACGCGATTCTCGATGCCAACAAGATCCGCAAGCAACTTAAACAGCTTCGCGCCCGGGCTGCCAGGAAAACCCCTGTCGCCGGACAAATGCCGGAGGATAAGGAAAACGCCGGTAAAAAGCTGGAGCAGGAAATACAGTCCCTGCTAGGCAGGTTAACACAAGCACAGCGACAGGGAAGCGAGCTGAGAGCGAAAAGCCAGCAGTTAAAGCGGCAGGCGAAATTGGATTTCGAACGGGCGATGCTGCATATCTGGCCTCAGTGGCTGCAAAACCGGGAAGCTTTAACCCTGGAAGATAATATCAATATGCCTCTTGCCCATAATGCCCGGCTAAGGAGCGTACATAAAAATATGCCGGAGTCTGCCGGTAAGTCTTCAATGCCACAGGGACAGGCAGATATGTCCCTGCAAGTTCCGGCGCTAAGCAAACAAAATGCGCCGGCAGATTTGAATACTTCCACTTTCCAGTTTTCCCGCCATGAACAGTATTTTGCCCATATCGAAGTGCATGACGGCGATTTTATTAAAGCAGGCCGTGATGGGGAGGAGGAATCTGGGCAGGTACAGGTTTCGGCGGTACCGTTAAACGAGATCCACCAATGGCGCCTGATGATCAGCGATGTCAGGGGAAATCCGGTTAAAGACGCCGACATAGAAGTACAGGGCCATATGCCCGGACATGTCCATGGTCTGCCCACCAAACCTGCCGTGGTCAGGGAAATCGATTCGGGTATCTATCTGGTAGACGGACTCAAGTTTCAGATGAAAGGCTGGTGGGTGATGAAGTTTATCATGCGTCAGCCCGGGAGTATGGACAGCCAGGTCGGTGATGACTTTTTTACTTTTAATCTGGTGCTGTGATGAAAAAGACTTTATTGCATATCTGTTTTGCTTTTGCCTCGGCATTGAGCGCCCTTGTGCCGGCTGCTTATGCGCAAGCACAAGAACAGGCACAGCCACAAGACAAGCAGGCAGGCATCTATACTTTTACCGGGGCGGATATCGAGTTTCTGGCGCAATTTTCCCTGAGCCGTCTCAAGCCCTTACCGCCGGCGGCCAGCAACCGGCTAGCAGATGATCTCAGGGCGGCGCAGTTGGGCAAAAAATTGTTTTTTGACGAAAGCCTAAGCCGGAACAAGCAGGTTTCCTGCCGCACTTGCCATCAGCCGGAATTATATTTTACCGACGGTAAAAAAGTCAGTCTGGGAGTCGGTTTGACGTTTCGCGGCTCGCCGACCCTGCTTGGCGCGGCCTACAGTCCCTGGCAGTTCTGGGATGGCCGTAAAGACAGTTTATGGTCTCAGGCACTGGGGCCGGTAGAAGACAGCCATGAATTTAATACCAGCCGGGGCGAATATGTCCGGGCCTTATTAAGGGCTTATCCGGCCCTGTATCAGGAGGTTTTTGGTCCCCTGGACGAAGAAACATTGCCGCAAAAGTTGGCGCAACTGACCTTGCCGGCATCGCCATTGGGCAATGAAGCGCAAATCAAGCGCTGGCAGGCTTTGCCCGAAGCATTGCAAACCTGGGTTAATCGGGTGTTCAGCAATGCCGGCAAGGCAATAATGGCTTATGAACGCCGCTTGCAGCTGCCCCGCGCCCGTTTTGATTATTTTATTGATGCCCTGGTTGCCGAAGACGATTTGAATCAGGAAGCAAAACCTGTCTTGCCTGCCTGGGGGGCCGATAAAACCGCGGCGCAATTATTCAGCCCGAGTGAGGTCCGGGGGCTGAGGTTGTTTGTCGGTAAGGGCAATTGTGCCAGCTGTCATAATGGCCCCTTGTTTACCAACTATGAATTTCACAATATCGGCGCACCTGAGCCGCTGGATAACCGGGTAGAGCTTGGCCGCTACCAGGGAGTAAAATTGTTGGCGCAGGATGAATTTACCTGCCTGTCAGCCTTTAGCGATGCCGATAAGGGGGCGTGTGATGAAATGCGCTTTTTAAAAGTCAGCGGACCCGAGCTGGTGGGGGCGTTAAAGACACCAACCTTACGCAATATCGCCAAAACCGCTCCTTATATGCAATTCGGTCAGTTTGCGAGTCTTAAAGAAGTGATCGGCCATTATAACCAGCCGTCTCCGCCGGTTTATAACCGCCAGCTGCATCCGAACCGGCCGCATTTTGATATCCTGCCTTTGAAGTTAACCGAAGAAGAGATTGCCGATCTGCAGGCATTTTTGCAGACCCTGACTTCTCCTTTGCCGAAGGAAGATCCCTGGTGGGGACTTGAAATACAGCAGTTTACGCAAGCGCATTAATTTGTGGCGGGAAAAGTTTTTTGATTCAGGACAGACTGCTAAGTCTGTCCTGTTATCTGTATCCATATGTTATGGATAAGGGAATATTTGCTAATGGCTGGTAAGGGCTTCGGTCTTTTTCTGCGGCTGAATTTCCTGTTCCGGTTCCGTTACCCTTAATGTCAGTACGCCGGCGATTAACATGCTGGCGCCGCCTATGACCAGGGCGTAAATGGTTTCTCCGGCAAAAAACTTATTCACCAGAAAACCTAAGATGCTGGCAGCCAGGATCTGGGGCAATACGATAAAGAAGTTGAAGATGCCCATAAACAGGCCCATTTTTTTCGCCGGTACGCCATTCGATAACAGGGCGTAAGGTAAGGATAGGATAGATGCCCAGGCAAAACCTACGCCTATCATTGGAGCGAT
This genomic window from Thalassomonas viridans contains:
- a CDS encoding choice-of-anchor B family protein, whose amino-acid sequence is MKRKSLVPALLSFSVVFSGLSWGHSAMYQDNYQYDNSNEGLTAAQIRLLKGPGVLSNLCVDGLANGYPCHNIHLQAFMPKADMGGGSNNLNDIWGWTDPVTGKEIAIVGRTQGTAFVDISDPVNPVHLGLLPGHNNSTSSWRDMKVYNDHAYIVSEASNHGLQVFDLTQLRTASPGSVFTETAHMSDFGSAHNIAINEDSGYAYIVGSNQCSGGLFMVNLLNPGAPAYAGCFSADGYTHDTQCVIYQGPDTAYSGREICIGYNEDTITIVDVSDKSNPVQISRSGYSGSRYTHQGWFLNDNQTTLIMNDELDESGLGNNTTSYIWDVTDLDNPNEIGRYVAPTAAIDHNLYTLNNYVIETNYRAGLRILKTDDIANGNLSEVAYFDTIPGSDSAQYSGTWSNYPYFASGNIVLSDIGTGLFIVKPDWDAIENDTPPPPPPVSYCDAASNNASEEWIAKVMFNSFSHESSGTTYSDLTHIIVPLVTGSNTVEFTPQFSGTSYREYWKVWIDFNGDGTFADSEQVFDSGSASRTAVSGTINVPATVVTDTRMRVVMKYNSAPSACGSFNYGEVEDYTVSFSP
- a CDS encoding FixH family protein — its product is MMQAAAEAKVPTRSQVKNAARTDENPLVAKAVAQLNQANLWHKQANDAILDANKIRKQLKQLRARAARKTPVAGQMPEDKENAGKKLEQEIQSLLGRLTQAQRQGSELRAKSQQLKRQAKLDFERAMLHIWPQWLQNREALTLEDNINMPLAHNARLRSVHKNMPESAGKSSMPQGQADMSLQVPALSKQNAPADLNTSTFQFSRHEQYFAHIEVHDGDFIKAGRDGEEESGQVQVSAVPLNEIHQWRLMISDVRGNPVKDADIEVQGHMPGHVHGLPTKPAVVREIDSGIYLVDGLKFQMKGWWVMKFIMRQPGSMDSQVGDDFFTFNLVL
- a CDS encoding cytochrome-c peroxidase, whose protein sequence is MKKTLLHICFAFASALSALVPAAYAQAQEQAQPQDKQAGIYTFTGADIEFLAQFSLSRLKPLPPAASNRLADDLRAAQLGKKLFFDESLSRNKQVSCRTCHQPELYFTDGKKVSLGVGLTFRGSPTLLGAAYSPWQFWDGRKDSLWSQALGPVEDSHEFNTSRGEYVRALLRAYPALYQEVFGPLDEETLPQKLAQLTLPASPLGNEAQIKRWQALPEALQTWVNRVFSNAGKAIMAYERRLQLPRARFDYFIDALVAEDDLNQEAKPVLPAWGADKTAAQLFSPSEVRGLRLFVGKGNCASCHNGPLFTNYEFHNIGAPEPLDNRVELGRYQGVKLLAQDEFTCLSAFSDADKGACDEMRFLKVSGPELVGALKTPTLRNIAKTAPYMQFGQFASLKEVIGHYNQPSPPVYNRQLHPNRPHFDILPLKLTEEEIADLQAFLQTLTSPLPKEDPWWGLEIQQFTQAH